A window of the Lactuca sativa cultivar Salinas chromosome 7, Lsat_Salinas_v11, whole genome shotgun sequence genome harbors these coding sequences:
- the LOC111913977 gene encoding uncharacterized membrane protein At1g16860, protein MSSRFPSHQLNNGLYVSGRPEPPKEKAPPMSSTAVPYTGGDIKKSGELGKMFDVDHGSSRPRKSGHLANPPLRTGSMGGGGGGGGGNTNRMSSLSGNVPGASLKKTSSGPLNKHGEPIRKSSGPQGVGLTGLTSASRQNSGPLPPVLPATGLLTSGPILSGPLNSSGGPRKSSGPLDVSGSIKSRSTSMVKNQAVTHLSQDDGHSFFRSFPKLVFWSIVLLFVMGFIAAVFILAAVGNPILLVVVVVLFAIVSLGFAWNACFGRKAVIKFISEYPDAELRTAKDGQFVKVSGVVTCGNVPLESSFQRVPRCVYTSTSLYEYRGWDSKAANSTHRRFTWGLRSMERHVVDFYISDFQSGLRALVKTGYGARVTPYVEESSVIDIDQSNKDMSPQFIRWLAERNLSSDDRVMRLKEGYIKEGSSVSVMGVVQRNDNVLMIVPPPDPIPTGCLWNRCMLPSSLDGVILRCEDSSNHDVIPV, encoded by the exons ATGAGTTCCCGATTCCCGTCGCATCAACTGAACAATGGTTTATACGTATCAGGGCGGCCGGAGCCACCAAAAGAAAAAGCGCCGCCAATGTCCTCCACCGCCGTCCCCTACACCGGCGGTGACATAAAAAAATCCGGCGAACTCGGAAAGATGTTCGATGTCGACCATGGCAGTTCCAGGCCAAGAAAATCCGGCCATTTAGCCAATCCTCCATTAAGAACAGGATccatgggtggtggtggtggtggtggtggtggaaacACCAACAGAATGAGTTCATTATCGGGAAATGTCCCCGGAGCATCTTTAAAAAAAACAAGCTCCGGCCCATTAAACAAACATGGAGAACCGATAAGAAAATCATCCGGGCCACAGGGCGTAGGGTTGACCGGGTTGACTTCTGCCTCCAGGCAAAATTCCGGTCCTCTCCCTCCGGTTCTCCCTGCCACCGGGCTGTTGACTTCCGGGCCGATTTTGTCCGGCCCGCTTAACTCATCGGGTGGGCCCCGGAAGTCATCGGGCCCATTGGATGTTTCAGGGTCGATTAAGTCAAGGAGCACATCAATGGTTAAGAATCAAGCTGTTACTCATTTGAGCCAGGATGATGGACATTCATTCTTTAGGAGTTTTCCAAAGTTGGTTTTTTGGTCGATTGTTTTGCTGTTTGTGATGGGGTTTATTGCTGCAGTTTTTATACTTGCAGCTGTTGGTAATCCGATTCttttggtggttgttgttgttctttttGCTATTGTGAGTTTGGGTTTTGCATGGAATGCTTGTTTTGGTAGAAAAGCTGTTATTAAGTTTATTTCTGAGTATCCGGATGCTGAGCTTAGAACTGCAAAAGATGGACAGTTTGTCAAGGTTTCTGGG GTTGTTACATGTGGAAATGTTCCTTTGGAGTCATCATTTCAAAGGGTTCCTAGATGTGTTTATACATCCACAAGTTTATATGAATACCGAGGCTGGGATTCAAAAGCTGCCAACTCCACACATCGTCGCTTCACATGGGGTCTCCGATCCATGGAG AGGCATGTGGTGGATTTTTATATATCTGATTTCCAATCCGGATTAAGGGCATTAGTGAAGACTGGTTATGGGGCCCGAGTGACTCCATATGTGGAGGAATCTTCTGTTATTGATATCGATCAATCCAACAAAGATATGTCCCCACAATTCATAAGATGGTTGGCTGAAAGAAACCTCTCGAGTGATGATCGTGTAATGCGACTCAAAGAAGg GTACATTAAAGAAGGAAGCAGTGTGAGCGTGATGGGAGTTGTCCAAAGAAACGATAATGTATTAATGATAGTGCCTCCACCCGATCCAATTCCAACTGGATGCCTATGGAATAGATGCATGCTTCCTTCAAGCCTAGATGGGGTCATTTTGAGATGTGAAGACTCCTCAAATCATGATGTGATTCCTGTGTAA